In Xanthomonas sp. SI, the following are encoded in one genomic region:
- a CDS encoding ABC transporter ATP-binding protein produces the protein MTAFPAASAEPLIRLHGLGKVFHTDEVETHALAEIALDVARGDFVAITGPSGCGKSTLLSILGLLDAPSGGTYRLNGRSVAELDAVGRARIRNAEIGFIFQAFNLIADLTVEENVALPLTYRDGAERGRIRQRVREVLELVGMHHRHKHYPGQLSGGQQQRVAVARALAGNPSILLADEPTGNLDTRNGEAVMQLLEQLHDNGTTLCMVTHDAAFARRAQRIVHMLDGRIVDEDTFERLRHEQDVALPARAAEQAR, from the coding sequence ATGACCGCATTTCCCGCAGCTTCCGCCGAACCGCTGATCCGCCTGCACGGGCTGGGCAAGGTGTTCCATACCGACGAAGTGGAGACCCACGCCCTGGCCGAGATCGCGCTGGACGTGGCGCGCGGCGATTTCGTCGCCATCACCGGCCCGTCCGGCTGCGGCAAGTCGACCCTGCTGTCGATCCTCGGCCTGCTCGATGCGCCCAGCGGCGGCACGTACCGGCTCAACGGCCGCAGCGTCGCCGAGCTGGACGCGGTCGGCCGCGCGCGCATCCGCAACGCCGAGATCGGCTTCATCTTCCAGGCCTTCAACCTGATCGCCGACCTCACCGTGGAAGAGAACGTGGCGCTGCCGCTGACCTATCGCGACGGCGCCGAGCGCGGCCGGATCCGCCAGCGCGTGCGCGAAGTGCTGGAACTGGTCGGCATGCACCATCGCCACAAGCACTATCCGGGGCAGCTCTCCGGCGGCCAGCAGCAGCGCGTGGCGGTGGCGCGCGCGCTGGCCGGCAACCCGTCGATCCTGCTCGCCGACGAACCCACCGGCAATCTCGACACGCGCAACGGCGAAGCGGTGATGCAGCTGCTGGAACAGCTGCACGACAACGGCACCACCTTGTGCATGGTCACCCACGATGCGGCGTTCGCGCGGCGCGCGCAGCGCATCGTGCACATGCTCGACGGGCGCATCGTCGACGAGGACACCTTCGAGCGCCTGCGCCACGAGCAGGACGTGGCGCTGCCGGCGCGCGCCGCGGAGCAGGCGCGATGA
- a CDS encoding ADOP family duplicated permease, with protein sequence MSAALYLAEARQSWRALARKPGYLLLAVLTLALGVATTTAVFALLDQALLKPLPFPQSQQLVTLGLPSGGHNVAAPGYYPILRRMPSMQAVGIVRGFPVPTNIARGDASEVVAAISADEGFLRTLGMPMAAGRNFTAEESRPGGPQAVILAHRFWQRYFGGDPAAVGRTLQVEGKPVQIVGVLPADFPWAEPFDLIRNMQPDLAATNLSTNEIVVARLRPGVGVAAASAQTAVVIKGLLRNSPHMDESWWRSLQREPPNALLLQDSLYTSYSGNTLWLFFAAAACVLLIAAINLTSLMLLRALGRSHDSAVRAALGAPWLRLSLPALAEGVLIGALGSLAGLALAWLGLRLLGGWVPLLWMRGEAAHLTGASALFALLAGGATAVLAAALGIVRGRRRNLVTELAGGGRGGWSLQAGRLGRTLVIAQVAIAVMLLIGAALFTRTLQKLAEVPMGFESRSAVVFTLAPVKERYATVHDAVEQTRRIVARLQQVPGIERVGVSTNPPATTQLSWSVEVDGMPSVNSQYRLATPQFLQVFRIPLLAGRGIAEADVAGAEKVCVVSATFAERYLHGHALGKIVTVPDDGGNNRLPMRVVGVVGDVRHAGPAQAPEPMVYQPLAQMSEPMWQIMRSFGALTYAVRLHAGALGADERALRAAIDEVAPQQPIADLQPMQALVASTTGEQKLNLLLVGLFAALALLLAAVGLYAVMAVAVAARQHEFGVRAALGAPPARLRRQVLREAGLQIGIGLLLGLGVAMALSRLLQRFLFEVRVADPLAIGAVLLVLAAAGLLAALAPAQRAARVPPMQALRAE encoded by the coding sequence ATGAGCGCCGCCCTTTACTTGGCCGAAGCGCGGCAGTCCTGGCGCGCGCTGGCGCGCAAGCCCGGCTACCTGCTGCTGGCGGTGCTGACCCTGGCGCTGGGCGTGGCTACCACCACCGCGGTGTTCGCGCTGCTCGACCAGGCCTTGCTGAAGCCGCTGCCGTTCCCGCAGTCGCAGCAGTTGGTCACCCTGGGCCTGCCCTCTGGCGGCCACAACGTCGCCGCGCCCGGCTATTACCCGATATTGCGGCGCATGCCGAGCATGCAGGCCGTCGGTATCGTGCGTGGGTTTCCGGTGCCGACCAACATCGCCCGCGGCGATGCCAGCGAGGTGGTCGCTGCGATCAGCGCCGACGAGGGATTTCTGCGCACGCTGGGCATGCCGATGGCGGCAGGGCGCAACTTCACGGCCGAGGAAAGCCGGCCCGGCGGGCCACAGGCGGTGATCCTTGCGCATCGCTTCTGGCAGCGTTATTTCGGCGGCGATCCGGCAGCGGTTGGGCGTACCTTGCAGGTCGAGGGCAAGCCGGTGCAGATCGTCGGCGTGCTGCCCGCGGACTTTCCCTGGGCCGAGCCGTTCGACCTGATCCGCAACATGCAGCCGGACCTGGCGGCGACCAACCTGTCCACCAACGAGATCGTGGTGGCGCGGTTGCGGCCGGGCGTTGGCGTGGCCGCCGCGTCCGCGCAGACCGCGGTGGTGATCAAGGGCTTGCTGCGCAACAGCCCGCACATGGACGAATCGTGGTGGCGGAGCTTGCAACGGGAGCCGCCGAACGCCTTGCTGTTGCAGGACAGCCTGTACACCTCCTACAGCGGCAACACGCTGTGGCTGTTCTTCGCTGCGGCGGCCTGCGTGCTGCTGATCGCGGCGATCAATCTGACCAGCCTGATGCTGCTGCGCGCGCTCGGCCGCAGTCACGACAGCGCGGTGCGCGCCGCGCTCGGTGCGCCATGGTTGCGGCTTAGCCTGCCGGCGCTGGCCGAAGGCGTGCTGATCGGCGCACTCGGCAGTCTGGCCGGGCTGGCGCTGGCCTGGCTCGGCCTGCGCCTGCTCGGCGGTTGGGTGCCGTTGCTGTGGATGCGCGGCGAGGCCGCGCACCTGACCGGCGCCAGCGCGCTGTTCGCGCTGCTCGCCGGCGGCGCTACCGCGGTATTGGCCGCCGCGCTGGGCATCGTCCGCGGCCGCCGCCGCAACCTGGTGACGGAACTGGCCGGCGGCGGACGTGGCGGCTGGAGCCTGCAGGCCGGCCGCCTCGGCCGCACCCTGGTGATCGCGCAGGTGGCCATCGCCGTGATGCTGCTGATCGGCGCGGCGCTGTTCACGCGCACGCTGCAGAAGCTGGCGGAAGTGCCGATGGGGTTCGAAAGCCGCTCCGCGGTGGTGTTCACCCTGGCGCCGGTGAAGGAGCGCTACGCCACGGTGCACGATGCGGTGGAGCAGACCCGACGCATCGTCGCGCGGCTGCAGCAGGTGCCCGGCATCGAACGCGTCGGTGTGTCGACCAATCCGCCGGCCACCACGCAGTTGAGCTGGAGCGTGGAGGTGGACGGCATGCCGTCCGTCAACAGCCAGTACCGCCTGGCCACGCCGCAATTCCTGCAGGTGTTTCGCATCCCGTTGCTGGCCGGGCGCGGCATCGCCGAGGCCGACGTGGCCGGGGCCGAGAAGGTCTGCGTGGTCAGTGCCACGTTCGCCGAGCGTTACCTGCACGGCCATGCGCTCGGCAAGATCGTCACCGTGCCCGACGACGGCGGCAACAACCGCTTGCCGATGCGCGTGGTCGGCGTGGTCGGCGACGTGCGCCACGCCGGCCCGGCCCAGGCTCCGGAGCCCATGGTGTACCAGCCGCTGGCGCAGATGAGCGAGCCGATGTGGCAGATCATGCGCAGCTTCGGCGCGTTGACCTATGCGGTGCGCCTGCATGCCGGTGCGCTGGGCGCCGACGAGCGCGCGCTGCGCGCGGCGATCGACGAAGTGGCGCCGCAGCAGCCGATCGCCGACCTGCAGCCGATGCAGGCGCTGGTCGCCAGTACCACCGGCGAGCAGAAGCTCAACCTGCTGCTGGTCGGCCTGTTCGCGGCGCTGGCGCTGCTGCTGGCCGCGGTCGGCCTGTACGCGGTGATGGCGGTGGCGGTGGCCGCGCGCCAGCACGAATTCGGCGTGCGCGCCGCGCTCGGCGCACCGCCGGCGCGACTGCGGCGGCAGGTGCTGCGCGAAGCCGGCCTGCAGATCGGGATCGGGCTGCTGCTGGGTCTGGGCGTGGCGATGGCGCTGTCGCGGCTGCTGCAGCGCTTCCTGTTCGAGGTGCGGGTGGCCGATCCGCTGGCGATCGGCGCGGTGCTGCTGGTGCTCGCCGCGGCCGGCCTGCTCGCGGCGCTGGCGCCGGCGCAGCGTGCGGCGCGGGTGCCGCCGATGCAGGCGCTGCGCGCCGAATGA
- the vapB gene encoding type II toxin-antitoxin system VapB family antitoxin, with product MTTTAKLFQSGRSQAVRLPKALRFEGEEVIARRFGNGVLLLPLDAPWQLLREALDEFEPGFQLQREQPEQQVRGEWPV from the coding sequence ATGACCACGACCGCGAAACTGTTCCAGTCCGGGCGCAGTCAGGCCGTCCGCCTGCCCAAGGCTTTGCGCTTCGAAGGGGAGGAGGTGATCGCCCGGCGTTTCGGCAACGGCGTGCTGCTGTTGCCCCTGGATGCCCCCTGGCAGTTGCTGCGCGAGGCGCTGGACGAGTTCGAGCCCGGCTTCCAATTGCAGCGCGAGCAGCCCGAACAGCAGGTGCGCGGGGAGTGGCCCGTATGA
- a CDS encoding sigma-54 dependent transcriptional regulator produces MKPLTAASPRILVVDDQADVREALRMLLKSAGYGMVGAESPELALACLRGDDFAAVLVDMNYARDTTSGAEGLALIAQIAAQWPGLPVIAMTAWASIELAVAAMRDGAVDFIEKPWQNARVLAVLDSRIALDRSRRNAQRLGEAQALLLQDGAAGFVAESAPMQRLVEDLLRIAGSGANVLLLGENGTGKSLLAQLLHQWSPRRAQAFVKVNIGGLAPTLFEAELFGNVRGAYTDARQDRAGRFELADGGTLFLDEIGNLPLQQQPKLLRAIEDGEFERLGSSRTQRVDVRIVAATNADLDAEVAAGNFRQDLLYRLNTFQLRVPPLRERAADILPLARHYLAAACTRYRRPLPALARDAERALLGYAWPGNVRELAHAMERAALLADGTTLGSDDLRLQPAAAVAPALSTQLTLEEAEALLLRQALAQQQGNLQRAADQLGITRQSLYRRLGKHGLRSDDGG; encoded by the coding sequence ATGAAACCGCTGACCGCGGCGTCGCCGCGCATCCTGGTGGTCGACGACCAGGCGGACGTGCGCGAGGCCTTGCGCATGCTGCTCAAGAGCGCCGGCTACGGCATGGTCGGCGCCGAGTCGCCGGAACTGGCGCTGGCCTGCCTGCGCGGCGACGACTTCGCCGCGGTGCTGGTGGACATGAACTACGCCCGCGACACCACCTCCGGCGCAGAAGGATTGGCGCTGATCGCGCAGATCGCCGCGCAGTGGCCGGGGTTGCCGGTGATCGCGATGACCGCCTGGGCCAGCATCGAGCTGGCGGTGGCGGCGATGCGCGACGGTGCGGTGGATTTCATCGAAAAGCCGTGGCAGAACGCGCGCGTGCTCGCGGTGCTGGACAGCCGCATCGCGCTGGACCGCAGCCGCCGCAACGCGCAGCGGCTCGGCGAGGCGCAGGCTTTGCTGCTGCAGGACGGCGCCGCCGGCTTCGTCGCCGAATCGGCGCCGATGCAGCGCCTGGTCGAGGACCTGCTGCGCATCGCCGGCAGCGGCGCCAACGTGTTGCTGCTGGGCGAGAACGGCACCGGCAAGAGCCTGCTCGCGCAGCTGCTGCACCAGTGGTCGCCGCGCCGCGCGCAGGCCTTCGTCAAGGTCAACATCGGCGGATTGGCGCCGACCCTGTTCGAGGCCGAACTGTTCGGCAATGTGCGCGGCGCCTACACCGACGCGCGGCAGGACCGCGCCGGCCGCTTCGAACTGGCCGACGGCGGCACCCTGTTCCTGGACGAGATCGGCAACCTGCCGCTGCAGCAGCAGCCCAAGCTGCTGCGCGCGATCGAGGATGGCGAATTCGAGCGGCTCGGGTCCTCGCGCACGCAACGTGTGGACGTGCGCATCGTCGCTGCGACCAATGCCGACCTGGATGCGGAAGTGGCGGCCGGGAATTTCCGCCAGGACCTGCTGTACCGGCTCAACACCTTCCAGCTGCGGGTGCCGCCGTTGCGCGAACGCGCGGCCGACATCCTGCCGCTGGCGCGGCACTACCTGGCCGCCGCCTGCACGCGCTACCGGCGGCCGCTGCCGGCGCTGGCGCGCGACGCCGAGCGCGCCTTGCTCGGCTACGCTTGGCCCGGCAACGTGCGCGAACTGGCGCACGCGATGGAACGTGCCGCGCTGCTCGCCGACGGGACGACGCTGGGCAGCGACGACCTGCGCCTGCAGCCGGCTGCTGCTGTCGCGCCGGCCTTGTCCACCCAGCTGACCCTCGAAGAAGCCGAGGCGCTGTTGCTGCGCCAGGCATTGGCGCAGCAGCAGGGCAATCTGCAGCGCGCCGCCGACCAGCTCGGCATCACCCGGCAGAGCCTGTACCGGCGCCTGGGCAAGCACGGCCTGCGCAGCGATGACGGCGGCTGA
- a CDS encoding type II toxin-antitoxin system VapC family toxin — MSQPLYLLDTNICIYIINRRPPGVLDRFAALRIGQVAISSITGAELAYGVDKSGSPRNRQALDKFLAPLDILPFDEAAMRRYGALRSGLERKGTPIGALDQLIAAHALAVDAVLVTNNVREFERVVGLRLENWVSTE; from the coding sequence ATGAGTCAGCCGCTCTATCTGCTCGACACCAACATCTGCATCTACATCATCAATCGCCGTCCGCCCGGTGTGCTCGATCGCTTTGCCGCGTTGCGCATCGGGCAGGTCGCCATTTCCAGCATCACCGGCGCCGAATTGGCATATGGCGTGGACAAGAGCGGCTCGCCACGCAATCGGCAGGCGCTGGACAAGTTCCTGGCGCCGCTGGACATCCTGCCGTTCGACGAAGCGGCCATGCGCCGCTATGGCGCGCTGCGCAGCGGACTGGAGCGCAAGGGCACCCCGATCGGTGCGCTGGACCAGTTGATCGCGGCGCATGCCCTGGCCGTGGATGCGGTGCTGGTCACCAACAACGTGCGCGAGTTCGAGCGCGTTGTCGGCCTGCGCCTGGAAAACTGGGTGTCAACGGAATGA
- a CDS encoding efflux RND transporter periplasmic adaptor subunit, giving the protein MDIAKSPNRSIWRQRRRWLALAVAAVLLLGVVLLGAGRAAPQVSRSELWIDAATRGEMRREIRANGVLVPRQIRWITAGATATVQQQLVDAGARVQADTLILQLANPELDAGLDRARAALAGADADLAALHAALASQLLDQQALQAQAESDLQIAQIKAQAYRRGHDGGAISAIDLTQSQIVEAQQRGRAGIETKRVAAFRQNMAAQLRAAQARRAQAASALAIAAQQAASLQVRAGSDGILQQVDVEPGQRVEAGAKLARVARPDDLLARLQVAEVLAKDVIDEQPVAVDTHNGVVSGQVARIDPAVRSGSVVVDVRLAPPLPSGVRPDLSVDGRIVLGTLRDVVSIPRPALAAPNTAGSLFVLRDGGARAQRIRVRFGAASSDRIEVRAGLHAGEQVVLSDTSQWNAYATLRLR; this is encoded by the coding sequence ATGGATATCGCGAAGTCTCCGAACCGTTCGATCTGGCGCCAGCGGCGCCGCTGGCTGGCGCTGGCCGTGGCGGCCGTGCTGTTGCTCGGCGTGGTGCTGTTGGGTGCGGGCCGCGCCGCCCCGCAGGTCAGCCGCAGCGAGCTGTGGATCGACGCGGCCACGCGCGGCGAGATGCGCCGCGAGATCCGCGCCAACGGCGTGCTGGTGCCGCGGCAGATCCGCTGGATCACCGCCGGCGCAACCGCCACCGTGCAGCAACAGCTGGTCGATGCCGGCGCGCGGGTGCAGGCCGATACGCTGATCCTGCAACTGGCCAATCCCGAGCTGGATGCCGGCCTGGACCGCGCCCGCGCCGCACTGGCCGGCGCCGATGCCGACCTGGCCGCGCTGCACGCGGCGCTGGCCTCGCAATTGCTGGACCAGCAGGCGCTGCAGGCGCAGGCCGAGTCGGATCTGCAGATCGCGCAGATCAAGGCGCAGGCCTATCGGCGCGGCCACGACGGCGGCGCGATCTCGGCGATCGACCTGACCCAGAGCCAGATCGTGGAGGCGCAGCAGCGCGGCCGCGCCGGCATCGAAACCAAACGCGTGGCCGCGTTCCGGCAGAACATGGCCGCGCAGTTGCGCGCCGCCCAGGCGCGGCGCGCGCAGGCCGCCAGCGCCCTGGCCATCGCCGCGCAACAGGCCGCCTCCTTGCAGGTGCGCGCCGGCAGCGACGGCATCCTGCAGCAGGTGGACGTGGAGCCCGGCCAGCGCGTCGAGGCCGGCGCCAAGCTGGCGCGAGTCGCGCGCCCGGACGACCTGCTGGCGCGGCTGCAGGTGGCCGAGGTGCTGGCCAAGGACGTGATCGACGAGCAGCCGGTCGCGGTGGACACGCACAACGGCGTGGTCAGCGGACAGGTGGCGCGGATCGATCCGGCAGTGCGCAGCGGCAGCGTGGTGGTCGACGTGCGCCTGGCGCCGCCGCTGCCATCGGGCGTGCGCCCGGACCTGTCGGTGGACGGACGCATCGTGCTCGGCACCCTGCGCGACGTGGTCAGCATTCCGCGCCCGGCCCTGGCCGCCCCGAACACCGCCGGCAGCCTGTTCGTGCTGCGCGACGGCGGCGCGCGCGCGCAACGCATCCGCGTGCGCTTCGGCGCCGCCTCCAGCGATCGCATCGAAGTGCGTGCCGGGCTGCATGCCGGCGAGCAAGTCGTGCTGTCCGACACCAGCCAGTGGAACGCCTACGCCACCCTGCGCTTACGCTAG
- a CDS encoding glycerophosphodiester phosphodiesterase family protein, whose translation MKSTLLPLLLLGSALTGPVAAAPAGSAASQARLADPAGGIFVVAHRGCHNPAPAHGFPGHAPENSLSGLERCVAMGVDMLETDIRRAADGTLVMFHDATVERTTDGSGKVAEMTWTQLSRLRLRDDEGGADAPLTDQHPVTLEQMLAAAKDRIMLNLDVKAPIYAEVADAVRRAGMQRQVVLKTEAGVYSQPLASLPPFDQVNFTPVLLNPPGTDDLLQTVRTQIGGKVRPVAIELPRMRAEQLPPVVALVRQQHVRLLVNTLWEGFVAGYGGDADAVRDPDAVWGRLYRAGIGAFQTDEPEALLRYRASLEKKR comes from the coding sequence ATGAAATCCACTCTGTTGCCGCTCCTGCTGCTGGGCAGCGCGCTGACCGGCCCCGTTGCCGCGGCCCCCGCCGGCAGCGCCGCCAGCCAGGCGCGCCTGGCCGATCCCGCCGGCGGCATCTTCGTCGTCGCCCATCGCGGTTGCCACAATCCGGCGCCCGCGCACGGCTTCCCCGGCCACGCGCCGGAGAACTCGCTGTCCGGCCTGGAGCGCTGCGTGGCGATGGGCGTGGACATGCTGGAAACCGACATCCGCCGCGCCGCCGACGGCACCCTGGTGATGTTCCACGACGCCACCGTCGAACGCACCACCGACGGCAGCGGCAAGGTCGCCGAGATGACCTGGACGCAGCTGTCGCGGCTGCGCCTGCGCGACGACGAGGGCGGCGCCGATGCGCCGCTCACCGACCAGCACCCTGTGACCCTGGAGCAGATGCTGGCCGCGGCCAAGGATCGGATCATGCTCAATCTCGACGTCAAGGCGCCGATCTATGCGGAGGTGGCGGACGCGGTGCGGCGTGCGGGCATGCAGCGCCAGGTGGTGCTCAAGACCGAGGCCGGCGTGTACAGCCAGCCGCTGGCGTCGCTGCCGCCGTTCGACCAGGTCAACTTCACCCCGGTGCTGCTCAATCCGCCGGGCACCGACGACCTGCTGCAGACCGTGCGTACCCAGATCGGCGGCAAGGTACGCCCGGTCGCGATCGAATTGCCGCGGATGCGCGCCGAGCAATTGCCGCCGGTGGTCGCGTTGGTCAGACAGCAGCACGTGCGGCTGCTGGTCAACACACTGTGGGAAGGGTTCGTCGCCGGCTACGGCGGCGACGCCGATGCGGTGCGCGATCCGGATGCGGTGTGGGGGCGGCTGTACCGCGCCGGGATCGGCGCGTTCCAGACCGACGAGCCCGAAGCCCTGCTGCGCTACCGCGCGTCGCTCGAAAAAAAGCGCTGA
- a CDS encoding TonB-dependent receptor, whose product MTRSHHRHQRTLLVCLLAASCQAALAQQAATPLLPAAADTDRTDTAAASPPAAGTAKTLDSVVVTGVRKANAAAMESKRAATNITDVVSSTDVRALPDTTIVEALRRIPGLSVLPATDNEHPRDEAATPVLRGLGPSYNNVTIDGLTVASPGTPNGTLGSITRGVRLDILPASMVSELQVVKTFTPDLDPNATGGAINLRTRSAFENGGKPFFTSEASLGHANDVGKPRDQDDPGYRLGATGSTTFGSDRQYGLTLSGNYQTLSSYTETHMTTDTVHYGFYDANGVLQSGSNLGNGWAVPQQDKYWYVMDKRDRYGLTGKFEAHPSADLQAYVTAGYYYFKDDMQRNELIIDPRNRNRVANQTATSGSYPAGDIEVGYSNQVTTTRTKLGQAGMEWRPDDRQVLSARGSWSDATYDEPIQMFKYVTGASRPAAVAVGQTGPGVTVVPSADYAFTYDTSALNQRFPVAPQAYSNYDNYSLLYWRPDYKRSARDRILTGRLDYAFNQGEQDRGLGFGAGLSYTTDKPSFDIYRDDYEPNRSAPALNIADVLAPSNAPLRYLGLNLITIDPNKARRVLQSTPLSAFNSTDQSAFSNQDNFSHSEKIFGAYGLVSYRAEAFNVEAGLHYDDTDQSTVGRQRQLDTASGKYVYVDAPTDSHYANLLPSAIMTYHLSENLDLRAGASRTLGRPPYDAYAARTSIGFVNSTDAGNPNAQGVTVTVGNPDIKPRVSTNLDLSLEWRLPDDFDGMLAAAVFNKRIQDEIFTLSRTDQFSYNGTTYSNVLISTPANAAKAHIRGLELSAVLNTLLPGVPALSGLGASANLALLDGGMDVPYSVGSAPNVSQRQRSVDRLVGQPGYTANASLFYTIGGLELRAAYNRQGKALRAIVSNIDWQDLYWSPRSQLDLSATYAVNKQVSVVGQVSNVTHSRITSVTGPGENLLKDTYSVPTTYWFGIRFTPSL is encoded by the coding sequence ATGACGCGATCGCACCACCGCCACCAGCGCACGTTGCTGGTGTGCCTGCTCGCCGCCAGTTGCCAGGCCGCCCTCGCGCAGCAGGCGGCGACGCCGTTGCTGCCTGCCGCCGCGGACACCGACCGCACCGATACCGCCGCCGCATCGCCGCCGGCTGCCGGCACCGCCAAGACCCTGGACAGCGTGGTCGTCACCGGCGTGCGCAAGGCCAATGCCGCGGCGATGGAGAGCAAGCGCGCGGCGACCAACATCACCGACGTGGTCAGTTCCACCGACGTGCGCGCGCTGCCGGACACCACCATCGTCGAAGCGCTGCGCCGCATCCCCGGCCTGTCGGTGCTGCCGGCGACCGACAACGAACATCCGCGCGACGAGGCCGCCACGCCGGTGCTGCGCGGCCTCGGCCCGTCCTACAACAACGTCACCATCGACGGCCTGACCGTGGCCTCGCCGGGCACGCCGAACGGCACGCTCGGCTCGATCACCCGCGGCGTGCGCCTGGACATCCTGCCGGCGTCGATGGTCAGCGAACTGCAGGTGGTCAAGACCTTCACTCCCGACCTGGACCCCAACGCCACGGGCGGTGCGATCAACCTGCGCACGCGCAGCGCGTTCGAGAACGGCGGCAAGCCGTTCTTCACCAGCGAAGCCTCGCTGGGCCACGCCAACGACGTCGGCAAGCCGCGCGATCAGGACGATCCCGGCTACCGCCTCGGCGCCACCGGCAGCACCACCTTCGGCAGCGACCGGCAATACGGCCTGACCCTGTCGGGCAACTACCAGACGCTGAGCAGCTACACCGAAACCCACATGACCACCGACACGGTGCACTACGGGTTCTACGACGCTAATGGCGTGCTGCAGAGCGGCAGCAACCTCGGCAACGGCTGGGCGGTGCCGCAGCAGGACAAGTACTGGTACGTGATGGACAAGCGCGACCGCTACGGCCTGACCGGCAAGTTCGAAGCGCACCCCAGCGCCGACCTGCAGGCCTACGTCACCGCGGGCTACTACTATTTCAAGGACGACATGCAGCGCAACGAGCTGATCATCGATCCGCGCAACCGCAACCGCGTCGCCAACCAGACCGCGACCTCCGGCAGCTATCCGGCCGGCGACATCGAGGTCGGCTATTCCAACCAGGTCACCACCACCCGCACCAAGCTCGGCCAGGCCGGCATGGAATGGCGGCCGGACGACCGCCAGGTGCTGTCCGCGCGCGGCTCGTGGTCGGATGCGACCTACGACGAGCCGATCCAGATGTTCAAGTACGTCACCGGCGCGTCGCGCCCGGCGGCGGTTGCGGTCGGCCAGACCGGCCCCGGCGTCACCGTCGTGCCCAGCGCCGACTACGCCTTCACCTACGACACCTCGGCGCTGAACCAGCGCTTCCCGGTGGCGCCGCAGGCGTACTCCAACTACGACAACTACAGCCTGTTGTACTGGCGCCCGGACTACAAGCGCAGCGCGCGCGACCGCATCCTCACCGGGCGCCTGGACTACGCCTTCAACCAAGGCGAGCAGGACCGCGGCCTGGGCTTCGGCGCCGGCCTGTCGTACACCACCGACAAACCGTCGTTCGACATCTACCGCGACGACTACGAGCCCAACCGCAGCGCGCCGGCACTGAACATCGCCGACGTGCTGGCGCCGTCCAACGCGCCGCTGCGCTATCTGGGCCTGAACCTGATCACCATCGATCCGAACAAGGCCCGGCGCGTGCTGCAGTCCACGCCGCTGAGCGCGTTCAACAGCACCGACCAGTCGGCCTTCAGCAACCAGGACAACTTCAGCCACAGCGAAAAGATCTTCGGCGCCTACGGCCTGGTCAGCTACCGTGCCGAGGCGTTCAACGTGGAGGCCGGGCTGCACTACGACGACACCGACCAGTCCACCGTCGGCCGCCAGCGCCAACTGGACACCGCCAGCGGCAAGTACGTCTATGTCGATGCGCCGACCGATTCGCACTACGCCAACCTGTTGCCGTCGGCGATCATGACCTACCACCTCAGCGAAAATCTCGACCTGCGCGCCGGCGCCAGCCGCACGCTCGGCCGCCCGCCGTACGACGCCTACGCCGCGCGCACCTCGATCGGCTTCGTCAACAGCACCGATGCCGGCAATCCCAACGCCCAGGGCGTGACCGTGACCGTGGGCAATCCGGACATCAAGCCGCGCGTGTCGACCAACCTGGACCTGTCGCTGGAATGGCGCCTGCCCGACGACTTCGACGGCATGCTGGCTGCGGCGGTATTCAACAAGCGCATCCAGGACGAGATCTTCACCCTGTCGCGCACCGACCAGTTCAGCTACAACGGCACCACCTATTCGAACGTGCTGATCAGTACCCCGGCCAACGCAGCCAAGGCGCATATCCGCGGCCTGGAACTGAGCGCGGTGCTCAACACCTTGCTGCCGGGCGTTCCGGCGTTGTCCGGGCTGGGCGCCAGCGCCAACCTGGCCTTGCTCGATGGCGGCATGGACGTGCCGTACAGCGTCGGCAGCGCGCCGAACGTGAGCCAGCGCCAGCGTAGCGTCGATCGCCTGGTCGGCCAGCCCGGCTACACCGCCAACGCCTCGCTGTTCTACACCATCGGCGGGCTGGAACTGCGCGCGGCCTACAACCGCCAGGGCAAGGCGCTGCGCGCCATCGTCAGCAACATCGACTGGCAGGATCTGTACTGGTCGCCGCGCTCGCAGCTGGATCTGTCGGCGACCTATGCGGTCAACAAGCAGGTCAGCGTGGTCGGCCAGGTCAGCAACGTCACCCACAGCCGCATCACCAGCGTGACCGGACCGGGCGAGAACCTGTTGAAGGACACCTACTCGGTGCCGACCACCTACTGGTTCGGCATCCGCTTCACGCCTTCTCTCTAA